The Paracoccus sediminicola genome has a segment encoding these proteins:
- a CDS encoding L,D-transpeptidase: MRIIPVAIAVALGLAACAPTAEVPADNMASAKFVPSYYEARTDTGPNGEPVEIKAVKSAYLNERTMRTTVPYNGPESAGTIVVDPYARLLYYVQGGGMAERYGVAVGKAGKTLTGDAVIRRKVAWPSWTPTANMVAEQPELYGPLKGGVSGGLDNPLGSRALYLYRGGRDTYYRIHGTMDPSSIGKATSAGCIRMFNQDIMDLFNRVPDNTPVHVRSAAESRQYEGPVVESPEGYALPVDQTPAATTTTTAPGVSPVESAVRG; this comes from the coding sequence ATGCGCATCATCCCCGTTGCGATTGCAGTTGCCCTGGGTCTCGCCGCCTGTGCACCCACCGCAGAAGTGCCCGCCGATAACATGGCCTCGGCGAAATTCGTCCCCTCTTATTACGAGGCCCGGACCGATACTGGCCCGAATGGCGAGCCTGTCGAGATCAAGGCCGTGAAGTCCGCCTATCTGAACGAGCGCACCATGCGCACGACCGTGCCCTATAACGGTCCCGAAAGCGCTGGCACCATCGTCGTCGATCCCTATGCGCGGCTGCTCTATTACGTGCAGGGCGGCGGGATGGCCGAGCGTTACGGCGTGGCCGTCGGCAAGGCCGGCAAGACACTGACCGGCGACGCGGTGATCCGCCGCAAGGTCGCCTGGCCAAGCTGGACCCCGACTGCGAACATGGTCGCTGAACAGCCTGAACTTTACGGCCCGCTGAAAGGCGGCGTCTCGGGGGGATTGGACAACCCGCTCGGTTCGCGCGCGCTGTATCTCTATCGCGGCGGCCGTGACACCTATTATCGGATCCACGGCACGATGGACCCGTCCTCGATCGGCAAGGCGACCTCGGCAGGCTGTATTCGCATGTTCAACCAGGACATCATGGATCTGTTCAACCGCGTGCCGGACAACACCCCTGTCCATGTCCGCTCGGCAGCTGAAAGCCGTCAGTATGAAGGCCCGGTCGTTGAATCGCCCGAAGGCTATGCCCTGCCGGTGGACCAGACCCCGGCGGCGACAACGACCACGACGGCGCCCGGTGTGAGCCCGGTCGAAAGCGCCGTGCGCGGCTGA